Below is a genomic region from Telmatobacter sp. DSM 110680.
GCCTTCTGCACGTAGTTCATGTCATCGTAGGTCAGGTGCATATCGTCGAAGAGAAACACGGTGACACGCTCTGGCAAGACGGACGATTGGGACGCCGCATTACCCTGTGTCGGCGCTTGCTGATTGGGCTCGGCGATCCTGCTCTCGCTTTTCGCAGGAGCACGCTCCTCCACGGTGAATGCAGAGATTGATCGCGGCTTGCCTTCATCGAATACCTGGAAGTCCTCTTCCTTCAGGTCTGAGACGGTGCGGCCCTCTTTGTCGCGCACAACGACGGGCACCAGGATCCGGTTGACGTTTATTTCGATCGAAGGCGCGCTATATTGTGTTTCGACTTTCGAAGGCGGTGACACGAGTGTCGTCGAAGAAGGCTGAGGTTGACTGGTTGTGCTCGTCGCTGTAGAGAGCGCGGCAGCTGCTGGTACCGCGGTGGGCCGCTGATCGGACAGTGAGTCGCTCGCTTTACCTGACGCGTTGGCTGCAGGCCTCTCCGCTTTTCCCGCCGGCGTGGTCGCAGGAGCATTTGACGGCAGATTCGTGGATGGGGCTGCAGCGTGCTCCGGAACTGGGGTAAAACCCGACGTTTCTGAATTCGATGCCTGTCCGGCGACAGGCCAAGTCTGGTCATTGAGCTCGCTCGCCGGAGACGGTGTCAGCGGCAATGTCGATGCAGTGGACTGCTCATCAAGGATCCGCGAAGTAGAAGCAAACATGTGATAGTCGGAAAACAGATTTTCGTTCAACCACTCAGTCGCGGTACCCTTCAAAGTTGCGTTGACCGTGGCCGGGGCAGAGGAGAGCGCCAGACTTCGCATCGGGCAAATCACCGTTCTGTCTGCAATGGGAACCGGGCCGTAGTCCACGAGAATCGCGCCACGTTCAATGGTCGAATTTCCCTTCAGATCAGCGACCAGCGTCACGCGAAGAATTGTCCCCGAAGCTGGATCGATCCATAGAGATCCTTGATAGGCTGGTTTGCTGCGAACCATAGCGGTCCGGACCATTGCCGTCGTACCCCCAGCTCGAGCCCACCGATTTGAACCAGCGTTGGGTTCAATCTCTTCAACGGGAGTATCGATCTCGTAGTGCGACGCTGCCTTGGGAACCTGATAGTGAAACACTGCCAACACGCCTGAAGCGGTCTGTTCCCAATTACTCCATCTCATTTCTCCTTCACCGGAATCACTCAGAATGATCAGGAGTGTGGAACCGAACTCTCCCCAGGTGATGAGTCCGCCTCGTGCAGGCGATGATGCGGCACCGGTACCCGTCGTTTCGGTGCGCGTCGATGGATTCTCCTTCTCGTTCCGAACGGAAACCTCTTCCTTCGAAGATCCAATCAAGTGGAGCCCGATTCGCTGCAGGTACCCTCCTTTCGTCACTTCCTGAGGGCTGTCGTCGAAGCTGAAGGTGGTTCGCGTAGCGAGCAGGTTAGGCAGATGCGGCAATGTCTCGACCGCGAATCTCTTTGCCGCTTCCAGTAAATGCTGTTGCGCGACCGCGTCGGGTGGTGGCGTAGTCGGCAATTCGCTCGCTGGGGGATCAAGAAAAGCTGACCTGTCTGCCAACAAGAGCAAAGCGATTGCCGGCTGTGAGCTGGCCGCGAATTGCTTATTCAAGCGGCCCAGCGCTATATCGGTAAGTCGCTCCGACAGGTCTACGTCGCCGATCCTTCGCGCGATCTCAATATCCGACTTGTGCGCGGCTCTGGCCGTCACGAGCATTTGATCGAGTTGCGCAACAGTCATTCGCTTTGCTGCCCATGAGGGAAGTGTCATCATGGCCAGAAACATCGAAATCAAGATCCACCGCACGCCGCAACTCCGTTTCGCCAGACACCGCTCGTGAGTAAACGAAATCTGCAATTGAAGAAGCATACCCCTAATCTCATCGAGGCTGCCGTTCGGCCGACTCCGGAATGCGGTTCCTTGGCGAGGAACGTCTGCTCCGGCGATATAGTTTGAGACGGTCGACTTGTCACGAAGTTGCTCAAGGATTTGGATCGCAGCCACAGAGTATTGCGGCGAGCACAAGTGGAGGTCGACCGCCTATCCGGCATTCAGTAGCTACGCGGATACATTGAATGACTTTCTGATTAATACGTCTCTCTGTCTCCGCGTTGTTTCGCTCCTAGTGCTGGACGGGCTTCGCTGTCGACTTCGCAGGCGTGTGGGTGGTTGCGGGTGCGTGCGCTGGCGGTGGGGCGGTGGGAACAATCGTTGCCAGCTTGATTTTGTCGAGGTCGGGGAAGTGAGCCTTGAGGTAGGCATCGCCTTGTTCGGTGATTAAATCCTGGCGGGGGGATTCTCCGTAGTTCGCGTACAGTTTGTCGACGGCGGCCATGCCTTCGACGACGGTGCCGAAGGGAGCGAAGCCCATGCCGTCGAGACGGGCGTTGTCGGCGTAGTTGATGAAGAATTGGCGGGTGCGCGTGTTGGGACCGGCGGTGGCGAAGACGATGGTTCCGCGCTTGTTGCTCTGCACGACAGGATCGTCGGCTATTTTTGCGGTGTCCCAGACCTTGTTGATGGCGGGGTTGGCGCTAAGTCCGAACTGGGCAACGAAGCCGGGAATGACGCGGAAAAAGGCCGCATTAGTGAAGTAGCCGGCGCGAACGAGGTTGTAAAAGCGATCTGCGCCGAGGGGCGCCCAGTCGCGATGGACTTCGACAACGAAGTCACCAGCAGTGGTGGCGAACTTCGCCTTGAAGACAGAGGGGGCCTTGAGCTTGAGCGATTCCGGTTTCAGCAGGGACGGGCGCTGGCTGGCAGTGGTGCTGTGGGATGCGCCAAGTTTTGCAGCCGGACTTTTTGCGGAAGCGCTTTTGGGAGCGGGAGCCTGGGCGTGGATCAGAATGCCTGCACACAAGACGATGACTGTCGCAATTGCTTTCATGAAAACTGATTGTACGAAACGCAGGGCTGGTGGTGGCGGGATGGACC
It encodes:
- a CDS encoding VWA domain-containing protein, producing the protein MRWILISMFLAMMTLPSWAAKRMTVAQLDQMLVTARAAHKSDIEIARRIGDVDLSERLTDIALGRLNKQFAASSQPAIALLLLADRSAFLDPPASELPTTPPPDAVAQQHLLEAAKRFAVETLPHLPNLLATRTTFSFDDSPQEVTKGGYLQRIGLHLIGSSKEEVSVRNEKENPSTRTETTGTGAASSPARGGLITWGEFGSTLLIILSDSGEGEMRWSNWEQTASGVLAVFHYQVPKAASHYEIDTPVEEIEPNAGSNRWARAGGTTAMVRTAMVRSKPAYQGSLWIDPASGTILRVTLVADLKGNSTIERGAILVDYGPVPIADRTVICPMRSLALSSAPATVNATLKGTATEWLNENLFSDYHMFASTSRILDEQSTASTLPLTPSPASELNDQTWPVAGQASNSETSGFTPVPEHAAAPSTNLPSNAPATTPAGKAERPAANASGKASDSLSDQRPTAVPAAAALSTATSTTSQPQPSSTTLVSPPSKVETQYSAPSIEINVNRILVPVVVRDKEGRTVSDLKEEDFQVFDEGKPRSISAFTVEERAPAKSESRIAEPNQQAPTQGNAASQSSVLPERVTVFLFDDMHLTYDDMNYVQKAASNALDGTIQGSDIAAVVSISGKINSGLTRDRVKLQDAIMSLRPQGIYRTDKGDCPKIDYYQADLIENKRDPAALKDVIDQIMIVCNPKTPEGLAERLADSAAMRTLNLGKQDILSTYATIREIVRRMATLPGQRTLVLVSDGLLPVEQEARFAESQVIDFAEQSNVIVNAIDARGLYTASMTAGDDTRQRNPTQISDYRRASMKLAEDSMGELTDGTGGTFFNSNNDLNAGFKAITKAPEVVYMLELPLNSVRANGRYHRLEVKLDRKGMKVQARRGYFVPKPEKRKE
- a CDS encoding peptidylprolyl isomerase; translation: MKAIATVIVLCAGILIHAQAPAPKSASAKSPAAKLGASHSTTASQRPSLLKPESLKLKAPSVFKAKFATTAGDFVVEVHRDWAPLGADRFYNLVRAGYFTNAAFFRVIPGFVAQFGLSANPAINKVWDTAKIADDPVVQSNKRGTIVFATAGPNTRTRQFFINYADNARLDGMGFAPFGTVVEGMAAVDKLYANYGESPRQDLITEQGDAYLKAHFPDLDKIKLATIVPTAPPPAHAPATTHTPAKSTAKPVQH